GCGGTGTTCAGCACCCTGGTGATCTCGTTGCTGCTGATCGTTGTGGGCTTGCTGTCCGTTCCCCTGTTCCTCAAGGCGGTGGGCGCAAGCGCTGATACTGCGGGCCCGGCCGGCCGCTACATCAGGATAATCCTGCTCGGATGCCCGTTCGTTATGCTCAAGTTTGCCATGGTGCAGTTGGTGCGGGCTGAAGGGGCGGCGAAAAAGGCCATGTATGGAATGTTCATCGGGACAGGGGCAAACATCGTCCTGGACCCGCTGTTCATCTTCGTGTTCAAGATGGGCGTGACCGGCGCTGCGGTCGCCACCGTGATCGGGCAGGGCCTGGGGATGCTTTACTACTTTTACTACTACCGTTCCGAACACAGCGTCGCCAAACCTTCGCGCAAGTATTTGCGCCTGCGCTGGGAAACCTACCGCCAGATTCTCCTGATCGGGATCCCCGCCTCGCTGAGCCAGATCATGATGACGGTGGGAAACACCATCGCCTACAACCTGGCATCCAGATACAGCGACCTTTCGGTTGCCGCGCTGGGTGTGGCCTCGCGGGTCTTTTCCATCCCCATTTTCGTGTTCATCGGCATGTCCATCGGGGTGCAGGCCCTGATCGGATTCAACTATGGGGCGGCCAATTATGCCCGGATGAAACAGGTGATCCGCACCGCCATATTCATGAATCTTTGCCTTGCGCTGGTGTTTACCCTGTTGTTCGTGCTGTTTCCGAAAGCCCTGGTGGGCGCCTTCATCAAGGATCCGCGGATCATGGAGATCGGCAAGCAGATCATCGACGCCTACGCTTTCGCCATTCCCTTCGCGGCGGTGGGCATGATCCTGATGACCAGCCTGCAGGCGATGGG
The sequence above is drawn from the Candidatus Syntrophosphaera sp. genome and encodes:
- a CDS encoding MATE family efflux transporter, encoding MHKRNLHILENTPVPRAIIYMALPSVLSMLVNIVYNLTDTFFIGKLNDPIQLAAVSISMPLFMFQMAIAGIFGMGGGSYLSRLLGKKDYERARETTSTAVFSTLVISLLLIVVGLLSVPLFLKAVGASADTAGPAGRYIRIILLGCPFVMLKFAMVQLVRAEGAAKKAMYGMFIGTGANIVLDPLFIFVFKMGVTGAAVATVIGQGLGMLYYFYYYRSEHSVAKPSRKYLRLRWETYRQILLIGIPASLSQIMMTVGNTIAYNLASRYSDLSVAALGVASRVFSIPIFVFIGMSIGVQALIGFNYGAANYARMKQVIRTAIFMNLCLALVFTLLFVLFPKALVGAFIKDPRIMEIGKQIIDAYAFAIPFAAVGMILMTSLQAMG